From the genome of Halomonas sp. 1513, one region includes:
- a CDS encoding DNA-binding protein: MNAKKPSFVSLVKTALPSLHPSERRLAEFILTFPGELASYTATELAGLAGVSNATVTRFIKKLGYRSFEEARQHVRDNREEGAALLRVAGRKQAAGDDLLHRHIHQAVKNLDHASQHLSQAMLDEVASAMLAARRVWVMGFRSSHAFAEYLNWQILQVMEHTALLPRAGETLAESLVSITPDDCVILFGLKRRTSDLDAVLAQLERGAAKVLYITDESAPSNERVRWHAVCRTAAPGPLFNHVAVLSLCHFLATRVIELSGAEGRRRLTGIEAIHEALDELQ; the protein is encoded by the coding sequence ATGAATGCCAAGAAGCCCTCTTTCGTGAGCCTGGTCAAGACCGCGTTGCCGTCCCTGCACCCCTCCGAGCGCCGGCTCGCCGAATTCATTCTCACCTTCCCCGGTGAACTGGCTAGCTATACGGCAACCGAGCTGGCCGGATTGGCCGGTGTGTCCAATGCCACCGTGACCCGCTTCATCAAGAAGCTTGGCTATCGCTCCTTCGAGGAGGCGCGCCAGCATGTGCGTGACAATCGCGAGGAGGGCGCGGCGCTGCTACGGGTGGCGGGGCGCAAGCAAGCCGCGGGCGATGACCTGCTGCACCGCCATATTCATCAGGCGGTCAAGAATCTCGACCATGCCAGCCAGCATCTATCCCAGGCGATGCTCGACGAGGTGGCCAGCGCGATGCTCGCTGCCCGTCGGGTCTGGGTGATGGGCTTTCGCAGCAGCCATGCGTTTGCCGAATACCTCAACTGGCAGATTCTGCAGGTGATGGAGCATACCGCCTTGCTGCCACGCGCCGGCGAGACCCTGGCCGAGAGCCTGGTCAGCATCACGCCCGATGACTGTGTGATCCTGTTCGGTCTCAAGCGACGCACCTCGGACCTCGACGCCGTGCTGGCGCAGCTCGAGCGCGGTGCGGCCAAGGTGTTGTATATCACCGATGAGAGCGCGCCCAGCAACGAGCGGGTGCGGTGGCACGCCGTATGTCGCACCGCGGCGCCGGGGCCGCTATTCAACCATGTCGCGGTGCTGTCGCTGTGCCACTTTCTGGCGACGCGGGTGATCGAGTTGTCCGGTGCCGAGGGGCGCCGCCGCCTCACCGGCATCGAAGCGATCCACGAAGCCCTCGACGAGTTGCAGTGA
- a CDS encoding lysozyme-like domain containing protein, producing the protein MSVWRPRRWRLPFALAPLVLLLSGCAMMAPSPPQDQSNICEIFREQPRWYDYARESQQQWGTPIATQMAFIQQESSFRSHARPERNRILGFIPGSRPSSARGYAQAQDPVWGEYREQAGSTLARRSHMKHATDFIGWYNARTNRQAGVSLSNPEHLYFAYHEGVGGYQRGTHRGKPQVLRAASQVEQRASRYQAQLASCEAEFRCRRFYQVGPFCRA; encoded by the coding sequence ATGAGCGTGTGGCGCCCGAGACGCTGGAGGTTGCCCTTCGCGCTCGCGCCACTGGTGCTGCTGTTGAGCGGCTGCGCGATGATGGCCCCCTCGCCGCCCCAGGATCAGAGCAATATCTGTGAAATCTTCCGTGAGCAGCCGCGCTGGTACGACTATGCCCGTGAGTCCCAGCAGCAGTGGGGCACGCCGATAGCCACCCAGATGGCCTTTATCCAGCAGGAATCCTCGTTTCGCAGCCACGCGCGTCCCGAGCGCAATCGCATTCTCGGCTTCATTCCCGGCAGCCGTCCCTCCTCGGCGCGCGGCTATGCCCAGGCGCAGGATCCGGTATGGGGGGAGTACCGGGAGCAGGCCGGCAGTACCCTGGCGAGGCGCTCGCACATGAAGCATGCGACGGATTTCATCGGCTGGTACAACGCGCGTACCAATCGACAGGCGGGCGTCTCATTGAGCAACCCCGAGCACCTCTACTTTGCCTATCACGAGGGGGTGGGCGGTTATCAGCGTGGCACACACCGCGGCAAGCCCCAGGTGCTGCGGGCGGCGAGCCAGGTCGAACAGCGTGCCAGCCGCTACCAGGCGCAGCTGGCCAGCTGCGAGGCGGAGTTCCGCTGTCGGCGTTTCTATCAGGTGGGGCCGTTCTGCCGTGCATGA
- a CDS encoding glutathione-dependent disulfide-bond oxidoreductase — protein sequence MSQESEYVPPRVWTWEKASGGTFASINRPVAGPTHDKALPVGAHPLQLYSLATPNGVKVTVLLEELLALGHTGAEYDAWLIDIGEGDQFGSGFVAINPNSKIPALVDYSTPKPTRVFESGSILLYLAERFGDFLPRDPATRVEALNWLFWQMGSAPYLGGGFGHFYAYAPVKLEYPIDRFAMEAKRQLDVLDRRLAEVPYLAGDAYTIADMANWAWYGQLALGRLYDAGEFLQVQEYQHVQRWAKEIDARPAVQRGRMVNRTFGEPEMQLHERHDASDFERKTQDKLSSDA from the coding sequence ATGAGCCAGGAAAGCGAGTATGTTCCACCCAGGGTCTGGACCTGGGAAAAAGCCAGCGGCGGCACCTTCGCCAGCATCAATCGCCCGGTCGCCGGCCCCACCCACGACAAGGCGCTGCCGGTGGGCGCGCATCCCCTGCAGCTCTACTCACTTGCCACCCCTAACGGGGTCAAGGTCACGGTACTGCTTGAGGAGCTGTTGGCCCTTGGGCATACGGGCGCCGAATACGACGCCTGGCTGATCGATATTGGCGAGGGAGATCAGTTCGGCAGCGGCTTCGTGGCGATCAACCCCAATTCGAAGATCCCCGCGCTGGTAGATTACAGCACGCCCAAGCCTACCCGGGTGTTCGAGTCGGGTTCGATCCTGCTCTACCTCGCAGAGCGTTTCGGTGACTTCCTGCCCAGGGACCCCGCGACGCGGGTCGAAGCACTGAACTGGTTGTTCTGGCAGATGGGCAGCGCCCCCTACCTGGGCGGCGGCTTCGGCCACTTCTACGCTTATGCGCCGGTGAAGCTCGAGTACCCCATCGATCGCTTCGCGATGGAGGCAAAGCGCCAGCTCGATGTACTCGACCGGCGACTGGCCGAGGTGCCCTATCTTGCCGGGGATGCCTACACCATTGCCGACATGGCCAACTGGGCCTGGTACGGCCAGCTGGCGCTGGGGCGGCTGTATGACGCCGGCGAGTTCCTTCAGGTGCAGGAGTACCAGCACGTGCAGCGCTGGGCCAAGGAGATCGATGCGCGTCCGGCGGTACAGCGCGGGCGGATGGTCAATCGCACCTTCGGCGAGCCTGAGATGCAGCTCCATGAGCGTCATGACGCCAGCGACTTCGAGCGCAAGACCCAGGACAAGCTCTCCTCCGACGCTTGA
- a CDS encoding serine protein kinase RIO, whose protein sequence is MKIPKRLQPLIEDGMIDEVVTQLMSGKEAQVYVVRCGEALRCAKVFKEAKQRSFKQAAQYQEGRRDRNSRRTRAMAKKTRYGQKEQEQAWLNAEVDALYRLAAAEVRVPQPFGFVDGVLLMEMIQDADGYAAPRLDDVSLSAEQAIDYHAQVMRDVVRMLCAGLVHGDLSEFNVLVDAHGPVIIDLPQAVDAAGNNSAASMLERDVDNMRRYFGRFAPALLDTDYGKEIWALYAAGELLPDTPLTGCFTPDTRAVDVDQLLEVIEDAREAHAERMAALADEQQDEH, encoded by the coding sequence ATGAAAATACCCAAACGTCTACAGCCGCTGATCGAGGATGGGATGATCGATGAGGTCGTCACCCAGCTGATGAGCGGTAAGGAAGCCCAGGTCTACGTGGTGCGCTGCGGCGAGGCGCTGCGCTGCGCCAAGGTCTTCAAGGAAGCCAAGCAGCGCAGTTTCAAGCAGGCGGCGCAGTATCAGGAGGGGCGCCGCGATCGCAACAGCCGCCGCACGCGCGCCATGGCCAAGAAGACCCGCTACGGCCAGAAGGAGCAGGAGCAGGCCTGGCTGAACGCCGAGGTCGATGCGCTCTACCGGCTGGCGGCGGCCGAGGTGCGCGTGCCGCAGCCGTTTGGCTTCGTCGACGGCGTGCTGCTGATGGAGATGATCCAGGACGCAGACGGCTACGCCGCCCCGCGCCTCGACGACGTGAGCCTGAGCGCCGAGCAGGCCATCGACTATCACGCCCAAGTGATGCGCGACGTGGTACGCATGCTGTGTGCCGGCCTGGTGCACGGCGACCTCTCCGAGTTCAACGTGCTGGTCGACGCCCACGGTCCGGTGATCATCGACCTGCCCCAGGCGGTGGACGCCGCAGGTAATAACAGCGCCGCGAGCATGCTCGAGCGTGACGTCGACAACATGCGCCGCTACTTCGGCCGCTTCGCGCCGGCGCTGCTCGACACCGACTACGGCAAGGAGATCTGGGCGCTGTATGCCGCCGGCGAGCTGCTGCCGGACACGCCGCTGACCGGCTGTTTTACCCCCGACACCCGCGCGGTCGACGTCGACCAACTACTCGAGGTCATCGAAGACGCCCGTGAGGCCCACGCCGAGCGCATGGCGGCGCTGGCCGATGAGCAGCAAGACGAGCACTGA
- a CDS encoding ATP-dependent RNA helicase DbpA: protein MPADAAFSALPLAPELLANLEALGYQRMTPVQAKGLPPMLAGRDLIAQAQTGSGKTAAFGLGLLSRLEVASFRVQALVLCPTRELADQVAEELRRLARLLAKVKVLTLCGGAALGPQLSSLAHGAHIVVGTPGRVEEHLRKGSLNLRGLETLVLDEADRMLDMGFQASLEAIVAETPPRRQTWLFSATYSEAVKAVAEALLREPARVEIASTHDAGSIDQRVYRVADEAARFDALRRLLLALRPTSSVVFCNTKRETDEVAAALCDAGFSALALHGDLEQADRDRLLVLFANRSASILVATDVAARGLDIAALDAVFNYQIARDLEVHVHRVGRTGRAGDSGVACTLVSEAESYRLERLVEFLGAPLEEATLPPRSVLEREPVAPPMATLQLGSGKQQKLRPGDILGALTGEGGISGDQVGKIKVLARSAYVAVSREAVEQALAKLSADPLKGRRVRVRRIRH, encoded by the coding sequence ATCCCCGCCGACGCTGCTTTCAGCGCGCTGCCGCTGGCCCCCGAACTGCTCGCCAACCTCGAGGCGCTGGGCTATCAGCGCATGACGCCGGTACAGGCGAAGGGGCTGCCGCCGATGCTGGCCGGCCGCGACCTGATCGCCCAGGCCCAGACCGGTTCGGGCAAGACCGCGGCGTTCGGCCTGGGGCTGCTGTCGCGGCTCGAGGTGGCGAGCTTTCGCGTGCAGGCGCTGGTGCTGTGCCCGACCCGCGAGCTGGCCGATCAGGTCGCCGAGGAGCTGCGCCGCCTGGCGCGGCTGCTGGCCAAGGTCAAGGTGCTGACGCTATGCGGCGGCGCGGCGCTGGGCCCGCAGCTCAGCTCGCTGGCCCACGGCGCGCACATCGTGGTGGGCACCCCGGGGCGCGTCGAGGAGCATCTGCGCAAGGGCTCGCTGAACCTGCGCGGCCTGGAAACGCTGGTGCTCGACGAGGCCGACCGCATGCTCGACATGGGCTTTCAGGCGTCGCTCGAGGCGATCGTTGCCGAGACCCCGCCGCGCCGCCAGACCTGGCTGTTCAGCGCCACTTACAGCGAGGCGGTCAAGGCGGTGGCCGAGGCGCTGCTGCGCGAGCCGGCCCGCGTCGAGATCGCCTCGACCCATGACGCCGGCAGCATCGACCAGCGGGTCTACCGCGTCGCCGACGAGGCGGCGCGCTTCGACGCCCTGCGACGCCTGCTGCTGGCGCTGCGGCCCACCTCGAGCGTGGTGTTCTGCAACACCAAGCGTGAGACCGATGAGGTGGCCGCGGCGCTGTGCGACGCAGGGTTCAGCGCCCTGGCGCTGCACGGCGACCTCGAGCAGGCCGACCGCGACCGGCTGCTGGTGCTGTTTGCCAACCGCAGCGCCTCGATCCTGGTGGCCACCGACGTGGCGGCCCGCGGGCTGGACATCGCCGCGCTGGACGCGGTCTTCAACTACCAGATCGCCCGCGACCTGGAGGTGCATGTCCACCGGGTCGGGCGCACCGGGCGCGCGGGAGATTCCGGCGTCGCCTGCACGCTGGTCAGCGAGGCCGAAAGCTACCGCCTCGAGCGCCTCGTCGAGTTTCTCGGCGCGCCCCTCGAGGAAGCGACGCTGCCGCCGCGCAGCGTGCTCGAGCGCGAGCCGGTGGCGCCGCCGATGGCGACCCTGCAGCTCGGCAGCGGCAAGCAGCAGAAACTGCGCCCCGGCGATATACTGGGTGCACTGACCGGCGAGGGCGGTATTTCAGGTGACCAGGTCGGCAAGATCAAGGTGCTGGCGCGCAGCGCCTATGTCGCGGTCAGCCGCGAGGCGGTCGAGCAGGCCCTGGCCAAGCTGAGCGCCGACCCGCTCAAGGGGCGCCGCGTTCGCGTGCGCCGAATTCGCCACTGA
- a CDS encoding C4-dicarboxylate ABC transporter yields the protein MSTVSYLPRFTLTRLVAATSLAAMASAPAAFADPIEIQINNTLPTGSFAHTFLEEFSERLEDEAPGRFNVRLFMGGTLGTEEDVLQGLGMGTHHASLAASAVTQFNARTSVFDLPYLFENRDDVAHFIDSDAGDMLREGFEGTGMRLLAMWDNGFRVITNKQRPVVTPEDLDGLRIRTPNSRQRVAMFNALGANATPLAFGEVYSALDQGVIDGQENPAHVAMSSRLYEVQDYLSVSNHVYLPTFLVFGEPFLNRLGDEDLEVLERVAQEMTTWTFEWGDEADATVLAELEQHLEINEIDFEAFQEAALPLYDDPVFVDAIGQDMIDTTLDVMNAR from the coding sequence ATGTCTACCGTTTCGTACCTCCCCCGCTTTACCCTGACGCGGTTGGTCGCCGCCACTTCCCTGGCGGCAATGGCGAGCGCCCCGGCGGCCTTCGCCGATCCCATCGAGATTCAGATCAACAACACCCTGCCCACAGGCTCCTTCGCTCACACCTTTCTGGAGGAGTTCAGCGAGCGCCTCGAAGACGAGGCGCCCGGGCGCTTCAATGTGCGGCTGTTCATGGGCGGCACCCTGGGCACCGAGGAGGACGTGCTGCAGGGGCTTGGCATGGGCACCCATCACGCGTCCCTGGCGGCCTCTGCGGTCACCCAGTTCAACGCCCGCACGTCGGTATTCGACCTGCCTTACCTGTTCGAGAACCGTGACGACGTGGCTCACTTCATCGACAGCGACGCCGGCGACATGCTGCGCGAGGGCTTCGAGGGCACCGGCATGCGGCTGCTGGCGATGTGGGACAACGGTTTCCGGGTCATCACCAACAAGCAGCGGCCGGTCGTCACTCCCGAGGACCTCGATGGGCTGCGTATCCGCACCCCCAACAGCCGCCAGCGGGTGGCAATGTTCAATGCGCTCGGCGCCAACGCTACGCCGCTGGCCTTCGGCGAAGTCTACTCGGCCCTCGACCAAGGGGTGATCGACGGGCAGGAGAACCCGGCGCATGTAGCCATGTCGTCGCGGCTCTATGAGGTGCAGGATTACCTGTCGGTGTCCAACCATGTCTATCTGCCGACCTTCCTGGTCTTCGGCGAGCCGTTCCTCAATCGCCTGGGCGACGAGGACCTCGAGGTGCTCGAGCGGGTGGCCCAGGAGATGACCACCTGGACCTTCGAGTGGGGCGACGAGGCCGATGCGACGGTGCTGGCCGAACTCGAACAGCACCTGGAGATCAACGAGATCGATTTCGAGGCCTTCCAGGAGGCGGCCCTGCCGCTCTATGACGACCCGGTATTCGTCGACGCCATTGGTCAGGACATGATCGATACCACCCTCGACGTCATGAACGCACGCTGA
- a CDS encoding C4-dicarboxylate ABC transporter permease encodes MTPSVFTLVDRWVLRLLDAVVILLAGLLLVLLNYAVFSRFVLNSSVSWGEELPANLLAVLTFIGAAYLTKINEHLGFDSVLRLMPMLWQRIVLSVNHAFMLTFAVVVFYYGSLASMGFHGRSLISIDLPLALFRWAMPVGFALIAVISAWRLFGLVSGRVHPTDLYPETD; translated from the coding sequence ATGACACCGTCCGTCTTTACGCTCGTCGACCGCTGGGTGCTGCGGCTGCTGGATGCGGTAGTGATCCTGCTCGCAGGCCTGCTGCTGGTGCTGCTCAACTACGCGGTGTTCTCGCGCTTCGTGCTCAATTCGTCGGTGTCATGGGGGGAGGAGCTGCCGGCCAACCTGCTGGCAGTCCTCACCTTCATCGGTGCCGCCTACCTGACGAAAATCAACGAACACCTTGGCTTTGACAGCGTGCTGCGGCTGATGCCGATGCTCTGGCAGCGCATCGTACTGAGCGTCAATCACGCCTTCATGCTGACCTTCGCCGTGGTCGTCTTCTATTACGGCTCGCTGGCCAGCATGGGCTTTCATGGCCGCTCGCTGATCTCCATCGACCTGCCGCTGGCGTTGTTCCGCTGGGCCATGCCGGTAGGCTTCGCGCTGATCGCAGTGATCTCCGCCTGGCGGCTGTTCGGCCTGGTAAGCGGCAGAGTCCACCCCACCGACCTCTACCCGGAGACCGACTGA
- a CDS encoding C4-dicarboxylate ABC transporter produces MPMDPGYMILTMLVVFLFTGMPIAFVLGVAAMVMILLDPSVMPQIMGMVPFGGANNYLLVAALLFMIAGEVMNQGRIAERLINFAGSLVGHIRGGLAHVNILTSLFFSEISGTATSDAAAIGSVMIPQMKKRGYDVAFAAAVTATSATMAIIVPPSLNLILYAYVSDTSIAQLFAAGIVPGFVVCFALIFTAYVISVRKGYPIEGKFNFKNVLSSGREAIIPITLPILILGGILGGIFTPTEAGAVAALWAIVLATLYYRSLTFRSLLDTLRVAGKRSAMLMFIVATSTLLGWYLTNQGIPQDIAEGILGISDNYWVVLLAINVFFLLAGTIVHGTPAILMLVPIFLPLADQLGIDRVHFGLIVTINLGIGQQTPPVASVVLVTCSIARISIGAIIPALIWFLGAMLVVLALINVFPALSLWLPSVIL; encoded by the coding sequence ATGCCCATGGATCCTGGCTACATGATTTTGACGATGCTGGTGGTCTTCCTGTTCACCGGCATGCCGATCGCCTTCGTGCTGGGGGTGGCCGCGATGGTCATGATCCTGCTCGATCCTAGCGTGATGCCGCAGATCATGGGTATGGTGCCCTTCGGCGGGGCCAACAACTACCTGCTGGTTGCGGCGCTGCTGTTCATGATTGCCGGTGAGGTGATGAACCAGGGGCGGATCGCCGAGCGCCTGATCAATTTTGCCGGCTCGCTGGTAGGGCATATCCGCGGTGGCCTGGCCCACGTCAACATCCTCACCTCGCTGTTCTTCTCGGAGATATCCGGCACCGCCACCTCGGATGCGGCGGCGATCGGCTCGGTGATGATCCCGCAGATGAAGAAGCGCGGCTACGACGTGGCGTTCGCCGCGGCGGTCACCGCCACTTCGGCGACCATGGCGATCATCGTGCCGCCGAGTCTCAACCTGATTCTCTACGCCTACGTCTCGGATACCTCCATCGCCCAGCTGTTTGCGGCGGGGATCGTGCCGGGGTTCGTGGTCTGCTTCGCGCTGATCTTCACCGCCTACGTGATCTCGGTGCGCAAGGGCTATCCCATCGAGGGCAAGTTCAATTTCAAGAACGTGCTCAGCAGCGGTCGCGAGGCGATCATCCCGATCACCCTGCCGATCCTGATCCTGGGCGGCATCTTGGGGGGCATCTTCACACCCACCGAGGCGGGCGCCGTGGCCGCGCTGTGGGCCATCGTGCTGGCCACGCTCTACTACCGTTCGCTGACCTTCCGCTCGCTGCTCGACACCCTGCGGGTGGCCGGCAAGCGCAGCGCCATGCTGATGTTCATCGTCGCCACCTCGACCCTGCTCGGCTGGTACCTGACCAACCAGGGCATCCCCCAGGACATCGCCGAGGGGATCCTCGGTATCTCCGACAACTACTGGGTCGTGCTCCTGGCGATCAACGTCTTCTTCCTGCTGGCCGGGACCATCGTCCACGGCACCCCCGCGATCCTGATGCTGGTGCCGATCTTCCTGCCGCTGGCCGACCAGTTGGGCATCGACCGCGTGCACTTCGGCCTGATCGTGACCATCAATCTGGGCATCGGCCAGCAGACCCCGCCGGTGGCCTCGGTGGTACTGGTGACCTGCTCGATCGCGCGAATCAGCATCGGCGCGATCATTCCGGCGCTGATCTGGTTCCTCGGTGCGATGCTGGTGGTGCTGGCGCTGATCAACGTCTTCCCGGCGCTGTCGCTGTGGTTGCCGTCGGTCATTCTTTAA
- a CDS encoding sensor domain-containing diguanylate cyclase produces MLVGILLSLCWLGQVAQAERTILDLSSERTHYSLDPHTGLLADPHHELTLESLLSQPGAFTAAQRRSDLHLGYTQASIWLRSDLRNASATPQRWIVQYEYPFLDHVRLHIVRDAATQVLDSGSALPVSQRALPHRQAVFPLDLAPGESVTLLTRIESHGSKMLSANLMQPEDFYASNDQQNFWLATYFGMLLALGVYNLLLFFGLRERVFLHYSLFVFSFTLAILTFNGTGTLIFWSGLGEHSARLVTLGFTLASAMATLFAQSFLDTATYSPRWHRVLGLFRLWCWLAVIMAVTLPMQAALQVMDVTGFSAALLLMACAVSSSLRKVPGARLFVLAWSIFLLGASVFALRNLGILPSNFITLHGIQIGSALEMLLLSFALAARFNKLKRQKEQAQAEMLESLKRHEAALEQKVAARTAELEAMASTDMLTGLLNRNGLARCATSALERSRRTQYPLALLMLDLDDFKPINDRFGHAAGDLVLQRVAQRIADQARAGDHCARFGGDEFIILVENCGTAHDVAQIRQRVMNAITRPIVLPDGSRVSIGVSIGSSRYSGGTPDFEELLRQAHSAMYRTKHPAGEGRDERGETCENPEK; encoded by the coding sequence ATGCTTGTCGGCATCCTGCTGTCGCTTTGTTGGCTCGGTCAGGTGGCGCAGGCAGAGCGCACGATACTCGACCTCAGCAGCGAACGGACGCACTACTCTCTCGACCCGCACACCGGTTTGCTGGCCGATCCGCATCACGAGCTGACACTCGAATCGCTGCTCAGCCAGCCGGGCGCCTTCACCGCGGCTCAACGGCGCAGCGATCTGCACCTTGGCTACACCCAAGCATCGATTTGGCTGCGCAGCGACCTGCGCAACGCTAGCGCCACCCCCCAGCGGTGGATCGTGCAGTACGAATATCCCTTCCTCGACCATGTGCGGCTTCACATCGTCCGCGACGCGGCAACGCAAGTGCTAGACAGCGGCAGCGCGCTCCCCGTGTCGCAGCGCGCCCTGCCCCATCGCCAGGCGGTGTTTCCACTCGACCTGGCCCCGGGAGAGAGCGTTACCTTGCTGACGCGTATCGAGTCCCACGGCAGCAAGATGCTCAGCGCCAACCTGATGCAGCCCGAGGATTTCTACGCCAGCAACGATCAGCAGAACTTCTGGCTGGCCACCTACTTCGGCATGCTGCTGGCGCTTGGGGTCTACAACCTGCTGCTGTTCTTTGGTCTCAGGGAGCGGGTCTTCCTGCACTACTCATTGTTCGTGTTCAGCTTCACCCTGGCGATCCTCACCTTTAACGGCACCGGTACGCTGATTTTCTGGAGCGGGCTGGGCGAGCACAGCGCCCGCCTGGTGACACTGGGCTTCACCCTGGCCTCGGCGATGGCGACCCTGTTTGCCCAGAGCTTTCTCGATACCGCCACCTATAGCCCGCGCTGGCATCGCGTGCTCGGCCTGTTCCGACTCTGGTGCTGGTTGGCGGTGATCATGGCAGTGACGCTGCCCATGCAAGCCGCGCTGCAGGTGATGGATGTGACGGGATTCAGCGCCGCCCTGCTGCTGATGGCCTGCGCGGTCAGCAGCAGCCTGCGCAAGGTTCCCGGGGCGAGGCTGTTCGTGCTGGCCTGGTCGATCTTCCTGCTCGGCGCCTCGGTGTTCGCGCTGCGCAACCTCGGCATCCTGCCGTCCAACTTCATCACCCTTCACGGCATCCAGATCGGCTCGGCACTGGAAATGCTGCTGCTCTCCTTCGCCTTAGCGGCACGCTTCAACAAGCTGAAGCGTCAGAAGGAGCAGGCTCAGGCCGAAATGCTCGAATCGCTCAAGCGCCATGAGGCCGCACTGGAGCAGAAGGTCGCCGCACGCACCGCCGAGCTGGAGGCCATGGCCTCGACCGACATGCTCACCGGCCTGTTGAATCGCAATGGCCTGGCCCGCTGTGCCACTTCGGCACTCGAGCGTAGCCGCCGCACTCAGTACCCCTTGGCACTGCTGATGCTCGACCTCGACGACTTCAAGCCGATCAATGACCGTTTTGGTCACGCCGCCGGTGACCTGGTACTGCAGCGCGTGGCGCAGCGCATCGCTGACCAGGCCCGCGCCGGTGACCACTGCGCTCGCTTCGGCGGCGACGAGTTCATCATCCTGGTCGAAAACTGCGGGACTGCCCACGACGTAGCGCAGATCCGACAGCGTGTAATGAACGCCATTACCAGGCCCATCGTGCTTCCCGACGGCAGCCGCGTCAGCATCGGCGTGAGCATCGGCAGCAGCCGCTACAGCGGTGGCACACCGGATTTTGAGGAGCTGCTGCGCCAGGCCCACAGCGCCATGTACCGCACCAAACACCCTGCCGGTGAGGGGCGCGATGAACGCGGCGAAACGTGTGAAAACCCCGAGAAATAA